One window of Xanthomonas sp. 10-10 genomic DNA carries:
- a CDS encoding uroporphyrinogen-III C-methyltransferase → MTEMPAPTRRFPWALLLVVLAVAAVGVALFLGWRAWQGYHQTQLQVAQAQQQRWDGTQQMLETLRRDQRLANERLQDAAATNRVLRDEMLGLSQRSALLEDTVQKLADPNRHGAQALRLDEVELLLRLGQQRLSIAGDADGARRAYALANAALNGIDDPGYLNLRQALVQERDALDRLGAGPQAQVGQALDQLASDLQRLPEQSAQATEAARPWWQKALAPLVDIRPSRGDALLTAGDRHAASDALQIEISLARAAAERGDPQGFAQSLRRVDTWTTRLWPESPQRRQVRTRLRTLQQAPLRPQLPELGTTLLQLQAMREGRSTQ, encoded by the coding sequence ATGACCGAAATGCCCGCACCCACGCGACGGTTTCCCTGGGCCTTGCTGCTAGTGGTGCTGGCCGTTGCCGCTGTGGGCGTGGCGCTGTTTCTCGGCTGGCGTGCATGGCAGGGCTATCACCAGACGCAGTTGCAGGTAGCGCAGGCGCAGCAGCAGCGCTGGGACGGTACCCAGCAAATGCTGGAAACACTGCGACGCGATCAGCGCCTGGCCAACGAGCGCCTGCAGGACGCTGCGGCCACCAATCGCGTGCTGCGCGATGAAATGCTGGGCCTGAGCCAGCGCAGTGCCTTGCTCGAAGACACCGTGCAGAAGCTTGCCGACCCGAACCGGCATGGCGCACAGGCGCTGCGGCTGGACGAAGTGGAACTGCTGCTGCGGCTCGGCCAGCAGCGGCTGAGCATCGCCGGCGACGCCGATGGCGCCCGCCGCGCCTATGCGCTGGCCAACGCCGCACTCAATGGCATCGACGATCCGGGCTACCTCAATCTGCGCCAGGCACTGGTGCAGGAGCGCGATGCGCTGGATCGCCTAGGCGCCGGTCCGCAGGCACAGGTGGGTCAGGCGCTGGACCAGCTGGCCAGCGATCTGCAACGCCTGCCCGAACAGTCGGCGCAAGCGACCGAGGCGGCGCGCCCGTGGTGGCAGAAGGCGTTGGCACCGTTGGTGGACATCCGTCCCAGCCGTGGCGACGCCTTACTCACTGCCGGCGACCGCCATGCCGCCAGCGATGCCTTGCAGATCGAAATCAGTCTCGCCCGCGCCGCCGCCGAACGCGGCGATCCGCAGGGCTTTGCACAATCGCTGCGCCGCGTGGACACCTGGACCACACGGTTGTGGCCGGAATCGCCGCAACGCCGCCAGGTGCGCACGCGCCTGCGCACGCTGCAACAAGCGCCACTGCGTCCGCAATTGCCGGAACTGGGCACCACCCTGCTGCAACTGCAGGCCATGCGTGAAGGGAGATCCACCCAATGA
- a CDS encoding YiiD C-terminal domain-containing protein → MTPSCTLVSALQSLQQQFIAMPPVLSMGIAVDGLHDGALRLRAPLQANVNDKANAFGGSLASLMTLASWGWLTLQLQLAGHEADVYVADSQLRYVAPVYEDLVADAEPAELGGWDAFLATFRQRGKARIGMRAQIALGSGAAAATLSGRFVAFPKR, encoded by the coding sequence ATGACTCCTTCTTGCACGCTCGTCTCCGCCCTGCAGTCGCTGCAGCAGCAGTTCATCGCCATGCCGCCGGTGCTGTCGATGGGCATTGCTGTGGATGGCTTGCACGATGGCGCGCTGCGCCTGCGCGCGCCGCTGCAGGCCAACGTCAACGACAAGGCCAATGCGTTCGGCGGCAGCCTGGCCTCGTTGATGACGCTGGCCAGCTGGGGATGGCTGACCCTGCAACTGCAACTGGCCGGCCACGAAGCCGACGTGTATGTCGCCGACAGCCAGCTGCGTTATGTCGCGCCCGTATACGAAGACCTGGTGGCCGATGCCGAGCCCGCGGAGTTGGGTGGCTGGGATGCCTTTCTGGCGACCTTCCGGCAGCGCGGCAAGGCGCGCATCGGCATGCGCGCGCAGATTGCACTCGGGTCGGGCGCGGCGGCGGCCACGTTGAGCGGGCGCTTCGTGGCGTTTCCAAAACGGTAG
- a CDS encoding rhodanese-like domain-containing protein, producing the protein MNFEELQAFVGRNPMLSLALVGLTIALIVTEVARLFRGYRALKPAELTRLINSEDALVIDLSPTADFEKGHIAGSRNVALAKFDPAGKLLANAKASPVVVVCRSGTTSAGAAKTLKKAGFEKVYWLEGGIAAWQMAELPLIKGR; encoded by the coding sequence GTGAATTTCGAAGAGCTGCAGGCCTTTGTCGGCCGCAACCCCATGTTGTCGCTGGCCCTGGTGGGCCTGACCATCGCCCTGATTGTCACCGAGGTTGCGCGCCTGTTCCGCGGGTATCGCGCACTCAAGCCGGCCGAGCTGACCCGTTTGATCAACAGCGAAGACGCGCTGGTGATCGATCTGTCGCCCACCGCCGATTTCGAAAAAGGCCATATCGCCGGCAGCCGCAACGTGGCCCTGGCCAAGTTCGACCCGGCCGGCAAGCTGCTCGCCAATGCCAAGGCATCGCCGGTGGTGGTGGTCTGCCGTAGCGGCACCACCTCTGCAGGCGCGGCCAAGACGCTGAAGAAAGCCGGCTTCGAGAAGGTGTACTGGCTCGAAGGTGGCATCGCCGCCTGGCAAATGGCCGAGTTGCCACTGATCAAGGGCCGCTGA
- a CDS encoding NAD(P)H-dependent glycerol-3-phosphate dehydrogenase, with amino-acid sequence MSDSTRKIAVLGAGSWGTALAALLARHGHPTVLWGRDAAMVEAIDRTHENVRYLPGIPLPETLRATTDLQAAVANADWILVVVPSHAFTETIRLIAPLRPASAGVAWATKGFEPGSGRFLHEVARDLLGPGVALAVVTGPSFAKEVTLGLPTAITVHGDDAAFAQVVADAMHGPTFRAYTGDDMVGAELGGAMKNVLAVATGVADGMQLGLNARAGLITRGLNEMLRLAAVIGARPETLMGLAGLGDLVLTCTGDLSRNRRLGLALGRGQSLNDAIREIGQVVESVQTADEVMRQAEHHGIELPISNAVRAVLHGEITPEAGLKGLLARERKPEYPQTLFT; translated from the coding sequence ATGAGCGATTCGACCCGCAAGATCGCCGTTCTCGGCGCCGGTTCCTGGGGCACGGCTCTGGCCGCGCTCCTCGCCAGACACGGTCACCCGACCGTGCTCTGGGGGCGCGATGCGGCGATGGTGGAGGCCATCGACCGCACGCACGAGAACGTGCGTTACCTGCCCGGCATTCCGCTGCCGGAGACGTTACGTGCCACGACCGATCTGCAGGCCGCCGTTGCCAATGCGGACTGGATCCTGGTCGTGGTGCCGTCGCATGCATTTACCGAAACCATCCGCCTGATCGCTCCGTTGCGTCCGGCCAGCGCTGGCGTTGCCTGGGCAACCAAGGGCTTCGAACCCGGTTCCGGGCGGTTCCTGCATGAGGTGGCGCGTGACCTGCTGGGCCCCGGCGTTGCGCTGGCGGTGGTGACCGGGCCGTCGTTCGCCAAGGAAGTCACGCTCGGTTTGCCCACTGCCATCACCGTGCACGGCGACGATGCGGCGTTTGCGCAAGTCGTGGCCGATGCCATGCATGGCCCAACCTTTCGTGCCTACACCGGCGATGACATGGTCGGCGCCGAGCTCGGTGGCGCAATGAAAAACGTGCTGGCGGTGGCCACCGGCGTGGCCGATGGCATGCAGCTTGGCCTCAACGCGCGGGCCGGTTTGATCACGCGGGGCTTGAACGAGATGCTGCGTCTGGCCGCAGTGATCGGTGCGCGCCCGGAGACCCTGATGGGCCTGGCCGGGTTGGGCGATCTGGTACTCACCTGCACCGGCGATCTGTCGCGCAACCGCAGGCTTGGGTTGGCGCTGGGACGCGGACAGAGCCTGAACGATGCGATCCGCGAGATCGGCCAGGTGGTGGAATCGGTGCAGACCGCCGATGAAGTCATGCGTCAGGCCGAGCATCACGGCATCGAGTTGCCGATCTCCAACGCCGTGCGCGCGGTCCTGCATGGCGAGATCACCCCGGAAGCCGGGTTGAAGGGGCTGCTGGCCCGCGAGCGCAAGCCCGAGTACCCGCAGACCCTGTTTACCTGA
- a CDS encoding diffusible signal factor-reguated Ax21 faimly virulence factor, with product MKTSLLALGLLAALPFAASAAENLSYNFVEGDYVRTPTEGRDADGWGLKASYAVAPNFHVFGDYSKQNADDNDNVFESSNSDFQQWGVGVGYNHEIATSTDFVARVAYRKLDLDTPNISFDGYSVEAGLRNAFGEHFEVYALAGYEDFSKKRGIDIGDNFYGRLGAQVKLNQNWGINGDIRMDGDGNKEWSVGPRFSW from the coding sequence ATGAAGACTTCACTGCTGGCCCTCGGCCTCCTCGCAGCCCTGCCGTTTGCGGCCTCCGCTGCTGAAAACCTCTCCTACAACTTCGTCGAAGGCGACTACGTGCGCACCCCGACCGAAGGTCGCGATGCAGACGGTTGGGGCCTGAAGGCTTCGTACGCCGTTGCTCCGAACTTCCACGTGTTCGGTGACTACAGCAAGCAGAACGCCGACGACAACGACAACGTGTTCGAAAGCTCCAACTCCGACTTCCAGCAGTGGGGCGTGGGTGTGGGCTACAACCACGAGATCGCCACCAGCACCGACTTCGTTGCGCGCGTTGCGTACCGCAAGCTGGACCTGGACACCCCGAACATCAGCTTCGACGGCTACAGCGTGGAAGCCGGCCTGCGTAACGCCTTCGGCGAACACTTCGAAGTCTATGCCCTGGCTGGCTACGAAGACTTCTCCAAGAAGCGCGGCATCGACATCGGTGACAACTTCTACGGCCGCCTTGGCGCCCAGGTGAAGTTGAACCAGAACTGGGGCATCAACGGCGACATCCGTATGGATGGCGACGGCAACAAGGAATGGTCGGTCGGCCCGCGCTTCAGCTGGTAA
- the secB gene encoding protein-export chaperone SecB, with amino-acid sequence MSDEILNGAAAPADAAAGPAFTIEKIYVKDVSFESPNAPAVFNDANQPELQLNLNQKVQRLNDNAFEVVLAVTLTCTAGGKTAYVAEVQQAGVFGLVGLEPQAIDVLLGTQCPNILFPYVRTLVSDLIQAGGFPPFYLQPINFEALYAETLRQRSQGEGTSLADSEPAGNA; translated from the coding sequence ATGTCCGACGAAATCCTCAACGGCGCCGCCGCGCCGGCCGACGCCGCTGCTGGCCCCGCCTTCACCATCGAAAAGATTTACGTCAAGGACGTTTCTTTCGAATCGCCGAATGCACCGGCCGTCTTCAACGACGCCAACCAGCCCGAGCTGCAGCTGAACCTGAATCAGAAGGTCCAGCGCCTCAACGATAACGCCTTCGAAGTCGTGCTGGCCGTGACCCTGACCTGCACCGCCGGCGGCAAGACCGCCTACGTGGCCGAAGTGCAGCAGGCTGGCGTGTTCGGCCTGGTCGGCCTGGAGCCGCAGGCAATCGACGTGCTGCTAGGCACCCAGTGCCCGAACATCCTGTTCCCGTACGTGCGCACCCTGGTCAGCGACCTGATCCAGGCCGGCGGCTTCCCGCCGTTCTACCTGCAGCCGATCAACTTCGAAGCCCTGTACGCCGAAACCCTGCGTCAGCGTTCGCAGGGCGAAGGCACCTCGCTGGCCGATTCCGAGCCGGCTGGCAACGCCTAA
- a CDS encoding heme biosynthesis HemY N-terminal domain-containing protein yields MKVLRTVLILLVAVALGVLGAQWLSHQNSYDLGNVVVSVGGNDYRAAMPQAVLILIIALLVLWLLWTLISLPFRVWGKYRRKKGRARLIEGLRAADHGQWQRAERLLVTASEDDEVSGIALASAVRVADARGDEAAANALAQQLAERDPTAHALLQGERHLARQRPVEAINALDAANAQPLPARGLLLRTHALTQIGRADEAYGQLGALRQQAVLAPEAYSALEATLAEQTLLQAGDANALAERWEALPKPLRTYPAVVGAYAQRAAVLHWDDAAVHSLEQALDTQWDESLVRLYGVLPLEKYDSRRASAQRWLTQYPDSPGLLLTLARLARHQQQWSQAEEFLHRALANGAGSEAWEELGHGFAAAGDLLSAQHCYANALRAARGEPVHEPMPQQSLRGPLVATGSTPVSDSLAQDDRIL; encoded by the coding sequence ATGAAAGTGCTGCGTACCGTCTTGATCCTGTTGGTTGCCGTGGCCCTGGGCGTGCTCGGTGCGCAGTGGCTGTCGCATCAGAACAGCTACGACCTGGGCAACGTGGTGGTCAGCGTGGGCGGCAACGACTATCGCGCCGCGATGCCGCAGGCAGTGCTGATCCTGATCATCGCGCTGTTGGTGCTGTGGTTGCTGTGGACGCTGATCAGCCTGCCGTTCCGCGTGTGGGGCAAGTACCGCCGCAAGAAGGGCCGCGCGCGCCTGATCGAAGGCCTGCGCGCCGCCGACCACGGCCAGTGGCAGCGCGCAGAGCGGCTGCTGGTCACCGCCAGCGAAGACGACGAAGTCAGCGGCATTGCACTCGCCAGCGCGGTGCGCGTGGCCGATGCACGCGGCGACGAGGCAGCAGCCAATGCGCTCGCACAGCAGTTGGCCGAGCGCGACCCCACAGCGCATGCGCTGTTGCAGGGTGAGCGGCATCTGGCGCGGCAACGCCCGGTCGAGGCGATCAATGCGCTCGATGCCGCCAACGCGCAGCCGCTGCCGGCACGCGGCCTGTTGCTGCGCACGCATGCGCTGACGCAGATCGGACGTGCCGACGAGGCCTACGGCCAGCTCGGCGCCTTGCGTCAGCAGGCGGTGCTCGCACCGGAGGCTTACAGCGCGCTTGAGGCCACGCTGGCCGAACAGACCCTGTTGCAGGCCGGCGATGCCAATGCGCTGGCCGAGCGTTGGGAAGCGCTGCCCAAGCCGCTGCGCACCTACCCGGCCGTGGTCGGTGCCTATGCGCAACGTGCCGCGGTGCTGCATTGGGACGATGCCGCCGTGCACAGTCTGGAACAGGCGCTGGATACGCAGTGGGACGAATCGCTGGTGCGTCTGTACGGCGTGCTGCCGCTGGAAAAATACGATTCGCGCCGGGCCAGCGCGCAGCGCTGGCTGACCCAGTATCCGGACAGCCCCGGCCTGCTGTTGACGCTGGCACGTCTGGCCCGCCATCAGCAGCAGTGGTCGCAGGCCGAAGAGTTCCTGCACCGCGCGCTTGCCAACGGCGCCGGCAGCGAGGCCTGGGAAGAGTTGGGCCATGGATTTGCCGCCGCCGGCGACCTGCTCTCCGCGCAGCATTGCTATGCCAATGCGTTGCGTGCCGCCCGCGGCGAGCCGGTGCATGAGCCCATGCCGCAGCAGTCGTTGCGTGGGCCGTTGGTAGCGACAGGTTCGACACCGGTGTCCGACTCACTCGCGCAGGACGATCGCATCCTGTAA
- a CDS encoding uroporphyrinogen-III synthase has protein sequence MTRPPRLADTWTLLSLRPSGEHAPLRRAVARHGGRLLALSPWRLQTNDTMQARAALQGALEAPIAVFTSPAAVRAAHQLQPLQQPAQAQWVSVGEGTARALQACGIDAVVRPARMDSEGLLALPLFAAPLQNVGLITAPGGRGMLAPALEQRGARILRADVYQRVPLRLRPSALHALTDALPRSVLAMSSAEALTLVLQQLPAGLSEAVRQRPLVASSERLCDAAHAAGFSRVVRAAGPLPEQLVAAVAAIVTPSRPC, from the coding sequence ATGACCCGCCCTCCCCGGCTCGCCGATACATGGACCCTGCTCTCGCTCCGTCCCAGCGGCGAGCACGCGCCGTTGCGACGGGCGGTAGCGCGGCATGGCGGGCGGCTGCTGGCACTGTCGCCCTGGCGCCTGCAGACCAACGACACCATGCAGGCGCGCGCCGCCTTGCAGGGTGCGCTGGAGGCGCCCATCGCGGTGTTCACCAGCCCGGCGGCCGTGCGCGCCGCGCATCAGCTGCAGCCATTGCAGCAGCCGGCGCAGGCGCAGTGGGTGAGCGTGGGCGAGGGCACCGCGCGCGCGCTGCAGGCCTGTGGCATCGATGCGGTCGTGCGTCCTGCGCGCATGGACAGCGAAGGCCTGCTCGCATTGCCGCTGTTCGCAGCGCCGTTGCAAAACGTCGGCCTGATCACCGCGCCGGGTGGACGCGGCATGCTGGCGCCTGCCCTGGAACAACGCGGTGCGCGCATCCTGCGGGCGGATGTGTATCAACGCGTCCCGCTGCGTTTGCGCCCATCGGCGCTACACGCCTTGACCGACGCGCTGCCGCGCAGCGTATTGGCCATGAGCAGTGCCGAGGCGCTGACGCTGGTGCTGCAGCAGTTGCCCGCAGGATTGAGCGAGGCAGTGCGGCAACGCCCGCTGGTCGCCTCCAGCGAACGCCTGTGCGACGCCGCGCATGCCGCCGGCTTCAGCCGGGTCGTTCGCGCCGCAGGTCCGTTGCCGGAACAGCTGGTCGCCGCTGTGGCAGCCATCGTGACGCCGTCGCGACCTTGCTGA
- a CDS encoding glycosyltransferase family 25 protein, with amino-acid sequence MIKSYLINMQRSGDRLQAMSARFQALGIAFERLPAVDGATLTPEQIAAFVRERPLENSGDAFSTGPRKWTASNIGCFLSHQSAWRIAAESEDAYTAIFEDDMHLSDALPALLRSTDWLPPGSSVVRLEPSYNRIKLDAKVADIAGRQLRLVRPSTYQHCWPVCAGALIISREAARLLLAADARWHTMADIFLFGWNESPVAQQLSTYQLAPAACIQDKFFHAAPEQIVFTSTIDVPLTRAQKQRSAHWKAKATTLLRVAQGYRKVVFAP; translated from the coding sequence GTGATCAAGTCCTACCTCATCAACATGCAGCGTAGCGGCGATCGCCTGCAGGCGATGTCGGCGCGGTTCCAGGCGTTGGGGATCGCGTTCGAGCGCCTTCCCGCAGTCGATGGCGCCACGCTCACGCCTGAGCAGATCGCCGCCTTCGTGCGTGAGCGTCCGCTGGAAAATTCCGGCGATGCCTTCAGCACCGGCCCGCGCAAATGGACTGCGTCCAACATCGGCTGCTTTCTCAGTCATCAGTCGGCCTGGCGCATCGCGGCCGAGTCCGAAGATGCCTACACCGCCATCTTCGAAGACGACATGCACCTGTCCGATGCGCTGCCCGCACTGCTGCGCAGCACCGACTGGCTCCCGCCGGGCAGCAGTGTCGTGCGCCTGGAACCGTCCTACAACCGGATCAAGCTCGATGCCAAAGTCGCCGACATCGCCGGGCGCCAGCTGCGCCTGGTGCGTCCATCGACCTATCAACATTGCTGGCCGGTTTGCGCCGGTGCGCTGATCATCAGCCGCGAGGCGGCGCGACTGTTGCTGGCCGCCGACGCGCGCTGGCACACGATGGCCGATATCTTCTTGTTTGGCTGGAACGAATCGCCGGTGGCGCAGCAGCTGTCCACCTATCAGCTGGCACCGGCAGCCTGCATCCAGGACAAGTTCTTTCACGCAGCGCCGGAGCAGATCGTGTTCACCAGCACCATCGATGTGCCGCTGACGCGCGCGCAGAAACAACGCAGCGCGCACTGGAAGGCCAAGGCAACCACGCTGTTGCGCGTGGCGCAGGGCTATCGCAAGGTCGTGTTCGCACCGTAA
- a CDS encoding HAMP domain-containing sensor histidine kinase — protein sequence MPRSLLRQLLLIWVVIVAACLGVATMLYGLYRQTEGVRLEDARQQLGSQCTRIVQRYAGASEAARSGDNGAGLAAVVVQLVLADAPGVEGGVWNVDKGFIAYAYPTYDGSDHKTDIPAAEWATIVGTARQSAQGRKPVQFRRDGSREVLLISACPLAAGTAAWTMSRVPASSSDAWRPLAIGMVLIFAMVAVSAIALGVVVRRWSQRLQKIQHALAADTEIPQIPHTGAPELDRLGAAVTGYAQRTAQALAQTRKLADELSRHERLAALGRMTATVAHEIRNPIATMRLAVENEIARRDLTPDDAAHGALMLAQIRRLDGVVESLLGMVQPIRLQLETVVVQDWLEELLDPALLPHAAHRLQLQVPDAPLQWQLDPQQLGRALHNLLRNALQHADPGTQVAVRAQRREAALHLQVSNHGAPVPEPIAAQLFEPFVSGRSDGNGLGLALVREIARAHGGQAQYTHADGMTHFIVELPWRAS from the coding sequence ATGCCACGTTCGCTGCTGCGGCAACTGCTGCTGATCTGGGTGGTGATCGTGGCCGCCTGCCTGGGCGTGGCCACGATGTTGTACGGCTTGTACCGTCAGACCGAAGGCGTGCGGCTGGAAGATGCGCGGCAACAGTTGGGCAGTCAGTGCACACGCATCGTGCAGCGTTATGCCGGCGCAAGCGAGGCCGCGCGTAGCGGCGACAACGGCGCCGGGTTGGCTGCGGTGGTGGTGCAATTGGTGCTGGCCGATGCGCCCGGTGTGGAAGGCGGCGTGTGGAATGTGGACAAGGGTTTCATCGCCTATGCCTATCCCACCTACGACGGTAGCGATCACAAGACCGATATCCCGGCGGCCGAGTGGGCAACCATCGTGGGCACCGCGCGGCAAAGCGCGCAGGGACGCAAGCCCGTGCAGTTCCGTCGCGATGGCAGTCGCGAGGTGCTGCTGATCAGCGCCTGCCCGTTGGCGGCCGGTACCGCCGCGTGGACCATGTCGCGAGTGCCGGCGAGCAGCTCGGACGCGTGGCGGCCGCTGGCGATCGGCATGGTGTTGATCTTTGCGATGGTGGCGGTGTCGGCTATTGCGCTTGGGGTGGTGGTGCGGCGCTGGAGCCAGCGCTTGCAGAAGATTCAACACGCGTTGGCGGCCGACACCGAGATACCGCAGATTCCGCATACCGGCGCGCCCGAACTCGACCGGCTCGGCGCTGCGGTCACTGGGTACGCGCAGCGCACTGCGCAGGCGCTTGCGCAGACCCGCAAGTTGGCCGACGAGCTGTCGCGGCATGAGCGGCTCGCCGCGCTCGGGCGCATGACCGCAACGGTCGCGCATGAAATCCGCAACCCCATCGCCACCATGCGGCTTGCGGTGGAAAACGAGATCGCACGCCGTGATCTCACCCCCGACGATGCGGCGCATGGTGCGCTGATGCTGGCGCAGATCCGGCGCCTGGATGGCGTGGTCGAAAGCCTGCTTGGCATGGTGCAGCCGATCCGCCTGCAGCTGGAAACGGTGGTGGTACAGGACTGGCTGGAAGAACTGCTGGATCCGGCGCTGTTGCCGCACGCCGCGCATCGACTGCAGCTGCAGGTGCCGGATGCGCCGCTGCAGTGGCAACTGGATCCGCAGCAACTGGGACGCGCGCTGCACAATCTGCTGCGCAATGCGCTGCAGCATGCCGACCCCGGCACGCAGGTCGCAGTGCGCGCGCAGCGGCGTGAAGCTGCGTTGCATCTGCAGGTGAGCAACCACGGTGCACCGGTCCCCGAGCCGATCGCAGCGCAATTGTTCGAACCATTCGTCAGCGGTCGCAGCGACGGCAACGGGTTGGGGCTGGCGTTGGTGCGCGAGATCGCACGCGCGCACGGCGGCCAGGCGCAGTACACCCATGCCGACGGCATGACCCATTTCATTGTGGAGCTGCCATGGCGTGCATCCTGA
- the poxB gene encoding ubiquinone-dependent pyruvate dehydrogenase has translation MARYLAETLQSAGVERIWGVTGDSLNGLTDALREMQTIAWMHVRHEEVAAFAAGAEAAVTGELAVCAGSCGPGNLHLINGLFDCHRSRQPVLAIAAHIPSSEIGLNYFQETHPQELFRECSHFVELVTNPAQLPEVLHRAMRTAILQQGVTVVVIPGDIALLEVDKHLSSAWPALRAPRVLPAADDVQQLAEVLQQSKAVTLLCGSGCAGAHDAVVALADTLGAPIVHALRGKEYVEWENPFDVGMTGLIGFSSGYHAMLNCDTLIMLGTDFPYRQFYPKDATIVQVDRDPGALGRRTPLQLGIAADVGETIAALLPQLQRREDRRFLEKSLEHYRKARQGLDDLAVPADPGEPLHPQFVTRLISQIADQDAVFTCDVGTPTVWAARYLRMNGKRRLLGSFNHGSMANAMPQALGAQAAFPGRQVISLSGDGGFAMLMGDFISLAQLNLPVKVVVFNNASLGFVAMEMKAAGYLDTGTELRNPDFAAMSNAMGILGIRVDESAQLERALRQAFAHSGPALVDVRIATQELAVPPAIKLEQAKGMGLYLLKAVMSGRGDEVIELVKTNLR, from the coding sequence ATGGCGCGGTATCTGGCCGAGACGCTGCAGAGCGCGGGAGTGGAGCGGATCTGGGGGGTGACCGGCGACAGCCTCAATGGCCTGACCGATGCATTGCGCGAGATGCAGACCATCGCGTGGATGCATGTGCGTCACGAAGAAGTTGCCGCGTTCGCCGCAGGCGCGGAGGCGGCGGTGACCGGCGAGCTGGCGGTGTGCGCCGGCAGTTGCGGGCCGGGCAACCTGCATTTGATCAACGGTTTGTTCGACTGCCATCGCAGCCGGCAGCCGGTGCTGGCGATCGCCGCACACATCCCCTCGTCCGAGATCGGGCTGAATTATTTTCAGGAAACCCATCCGCAGGAACTGTTTCGCGAGTGCAGCCACTTTGTGGAACTGGTGACCAATCCGGCGCAGCTGCCGGAAGTGCTGCATCGTGCGATGCGCACGGCGATCCTGCAGCAGGGCGTGACGGTGGTGGTGATCCCCGGCGACATCGCACTGCTGGAGGTGGACAAGCATCTGTCCAGCGCATGGCCGGCCCTGCGCGCGCCGCGCGTGTTGCCCGCTGCCGACGATGTGCAGCAGCTGGCCGAGGTGTTGCAGCAGAGCAAGGCGGTCACCCTGCTGTGCGGCAGCGGTTGCGCCGGTGCGCATGATGCGGTGGTGGCATTGGCAGATACCCTGGGCGCGCCGATCGTGCATGCGTTGCGCGGCAAGGAGTATGTGGAGTGGGAGAACCCGTTCGATGTCGGCATGACCGGCTTGATCGGTTTCAGTTCCGGCTACCACGCGATGCTCAACTGCGACACCTTGATCATGCTGGGCACGGATTTCCCGTACCGGCAGTTCTATCCGAAGGACGCGACCATCGTGCAGGTGGATCGCGACCCCGGCGCGCTAGGACGGCGCACGCCGTTGCAGCTGGGCATTGCGGCGGATGTCGGCGAAACCATCGCGGCCTTGCTGCCGCAGTTGCAGCGTCGCGAAGACCGCCGTTTCCTGGAAAAATCGCTGGAGCACTATCGCAAGGCGCGCCAAGGGCTGGACGATCTGGCAGTGCCGGCGGATCCGGGCGAGCCGCTGCATCCGCAGTTCGTGACCCGGCTGATCAGCCAGATCGCCGACCAGGATGCGGTGTTCACCTGCGATGTCGGCACGCCCACGGTATGGGCGGCGCGCTATCTGCGCATGAACGGCAAGCGCCGTCTGCTGGGATCGTTCAACCATGGCTCGATGGCCAACGCGATGCCGCAGGCGCTGGGCGCGCAGGCGGCGTTTCCAGGGCGTCAGGTGATTTCGCTGTCGGGCGATGGTGGCTTTGCCATGCTGATGGGCGATTTCATTTCGCTGGCGCAGTTGAACCTGCCGGTGAAGGTGGTGGTGTTCAACAATGCCTCGCTGGGGTTTGTGGCGATGGAAATGAAGGCAGCCGGTTACCTGGATACCGGCACCGAGCTGCGCAACCCGGATTTTGCCGCGATGAGCAATGCGATGGGCATCCTGGGTATCCGCGTGGATGAGTCGGCGCAGCTGGAGCGCGCGTTGCGGCAGGCATTTGCGCATTCCGGTCCGGCGCTGGTGGATGTGCGCATCGCCACGCAGGAGCTGGCGGTGCCGCCGGCGATCAAGCTCGAACAGGCCAAAGGCATGGGGCTGTATCTGCTCAAGGCGGTCATGAGCGGGCGGGGCGATGAGGTGATCGAGCTGGTCAAGACCAACCTGCGCTAA